Proteins encoded together in one Quercus lobata isolate SW786 chromosome 3, ValleyOak3.0 Primary Assembly, whole genome shotgun sequence window:
- the LOC115979885 gene encoding alanine aminotransferase 2-like — MPLKISYMVHMMMQLLVRLENDGILCPIPHYPLHSASIDLHGGTLVLVRRTSVTLWNSAGKVLCYWQMRLVNSY; from the exons ATGCCTCTCAAAATATCATATATg GTCCATATGATGATGCAATTACTGGTAAGATTAGAAAATGATGGAATTCTTTGTCCCATTCCTCATTACCCTTTACACTCTGCTTCAATTGATCTCCATGGTGGCACACTG GTTCTTGTGAGGAGAACCAGCGTGACATTGTGGAATTCTGCAGGAAAGGTCTTGTGCTACTGGCAAATGAGGTTGGTAAATTCTTATTAG